In the Flavobacterium sp. J372 genome, one interval contains:
- the gap gene encoding type I glyceraldehyde-3-phosphate dehydrogenase, with translation MAKVKLGINGFGRIGRIVFRETFNRDNVEVVAINDLLDVDHLAYLLKYDSVHGNFKGEVEVRDGKLIVNGKEIRVTAEKDPSVLKWDEVGVDVVAECTGIFTTLEKAQAHIDGGAKKVVISAPSADAPMFVMGVNHEKATADDKIVSNASCTTNCLAPLAKVIHDNFGIVEGLMTTVHATTATQLTVDGPSRKDFRGGRAALLNIIPASTGAAKAVGKVIPELNGLLTGMSMRVPVADVSVVDLTVKLSKETTYDDIMAVLKRESEGKMKGILGFTEDDVVSQDFISDTRTSIVDSKAGIGLNSTFFKIVSWYDNEYGYSSKLIDLSVHVASL, from the coding sequence ATGGCAAAAGTAAAATTAGGTATAAACGGTTTCGGAAGGATAGGCAGGATTGTCTTCCGCGAAACTTTCAACAGAGATAATGTAGAGGTAGTAGCAATAAATGATCTTCTGGATGTTGACCATCTTGCATACCTGCTAAAATATGATTCAGTCCACGGCAACTTCAAAGGCGAAGTTGAAGTACGTGACGGTAAGCTTATCGTAAACGGAAAGGAAATTCGCGTAACAGCTGAAAAAGACCCTTCAGTTTTAAAATGGGATGAGGTTGGTGTTGATGTAGTTGCTGAATGTACCGGTATATTCACTACACTTGAAAAAGCTCAGGCACATATTGATGGCGGAGCTAAAAAAGTCGTTATCTCTGCACCATCGGCAGATGCGCCAATGTTTGTAATGGGTGTAAACCATGAGAAGGCTACAGCTGATGACAAGATTGTATCAAATGCATCATGTACCACCAACTGTCTTGCACCATTGGCTAAAGTTATCCACGATAACTTTGGTATTGTTGAGGGGCTTATGACAACTGTACACGCCACAACGGCTACACAGCTTACTGTTGATGGGCCGTCACGCAAAGATTTCCGTGGAGGCCGTGCAGCTTTGCTAAACATAATTCCTGCCAGTACGGGCGCTGCAAAAGCGGTGGGTAAAGTTATCCCCGAGCTTAACGGATTGCTTACCGGTATGTCTATGCGCGTTCCTGTAGCTGATGTGTCTGTAGTTGACCTTACGGTAAAACTTAGCAAAGAGACTACATATGATGATATCATGGCGGTGCTGAAAAGGGAGAGCGAAGGCAAGATGAAAGGCATACTTGGCTTTACTGAAGACGATGTAGTATCTCAGGATTTTATTTCAGATACACGTACCAGTATTGTTGACTCAAAAGCAGGTATCGGGCTTAATTCTACCTTCTTCAAAATCGTATCTTGGTACGATAATGAGTATGGCTACTCGAGCAAGCTTATAGACCTATCGGTGCACGTTGCATCTTTGTAA
- a CDS encoding methylglyoxal synthase: protein MEIAVIAHDGMKAEMVQFLNKHKDILIKENIKLIATGTTGSKAVAAGFKVKKMLSGPLGGDAQIAARVAEGKTKMVFFFKDPMSSHAHEADINMLIRICDVHNVPLATNPASAELLLLAISQQS, encoded by the coding sequence ATGGAAATTGCCGTGATTGCCCATGATGGGATGAAAGCCGAAATGGTGCAGTTCCTCAACAAGCATAAAGATATCCTCATCAAAGAAAATATAAAACTCATTGCTACCGGCACAACCGGCAGTAAAGCAGTAGCAGCAGGGTTTAAAGTAAAGAAAATGCTATCAGGGCCACTTGGCGGCGATGCACAGATTGCAGCCCGTGTTGCTGAAGGAAAAACTAAGATGGTTTTCTTTTTTAAAGACCCTATGTCAAGCCATGCACACGAAGCTGACATAAACATGCTTATCAGGATTTGTGATGTGCACAATGTGCCGCTGGCCACAAACCCTGCTTCGGCAGAATTGCTGCTTTTGGCTATTTCACAGCAATCATAG
- a CDS encoding N-acetylglucosamine kinase, which produces MKLLVDSGATKADWIALDEQGNRLFTTQTLGLSPEVIDRKEALERLEARFDISNNRKEVTSLYFYGAGCGTDRMKKYMKEIFEEFFPNAQVSVKEDTYAAAYATNPSNEKAIICILGTGSNCSYFDGKELHQKVQSLGYIAMDDCSGNRFGRDLIRAYYFGKMPEHLAKIFQDEYNLEPDTIKHNLYKEPNPNAYLATFAKFLIQHKDDTFIKGLIYDAMQTFVDNYITQYDNAHDVPVHFVGSIAFYLKAELAEVLEKNNLKLGNVLRRPIDGLIEYHELN; this is translated from the coding sequence ATGAAACTATTAGTAGACAGTGGCGCTACAAAAGCCGACTGGATTGCCCTTGATGAGCAGGGCAACAGGCTTTTCACCACACAAACCCTTGGCCTTAGCCCTGAAGTAATTGACAGGAAAGAGGCACTCGAGCGCCTTGAAGCACGTTTTGATATATCAAACAACAGAAAAGAAGTAACAAGCCTTTATTTTTACGGCGCCGGCTGTGGTACAGACAGGATGAAGAAGTACATGAAGGAAATTTTTGAAGAATTCTTCCCTAATGCACAGGTTTCAGTAAAGGAAGACACCTATGCTGCAGCTTATGCTACAAACCCAAGTAATGAGAAAGCTATTATCTGCATTTTAGGTACCGGCTCAAACTGCAGCTATTTTGATGGTAAAGAGCTTCATCAAAAGGTCCAGTCTCTTGGCTATATTGCAATGGATGATTGCAGTGGCAACCGTTTCGGCCGTGATTTAATACGTGCTTATTACTTTGGTAAAATGCCTGAACACCTGGCTAAGATATTCCAGGATGAGTATAACCTCGAGCCTGATACCATTAAGCACAACTTGTACAAAGAGCCGAACCCAAATGCCTATCTGGCTACGTTTGCGAAATTCCTTATACAGCACAAAGATGATACTTTTATAAAAGGCCTTATATATGATGCTATGCAGACTTTTGTAGATAATTATATTACGCAATATGACAATGCGCATGATGTACCCGTACATTTTGTAGGTTCAATAGCTTTTTACCTGAAGGCTGAGCTTGCCGAGGTTTTGGAAAAAAACAACCTGAAGCTTGGTAACGTACTGCGCAGGCCTATCGACGGGCTAATTGAATACCACGAATTAAACTAA
- a CDS encoding RidA family protein — protein MKKIIFTDKAPAPIGPYSQAVLVGNTLYTSGQIALHPETGELIMDDIETETEQVMQNMKAVLDAGGMTFEDVVKATIFISNMDDFARINSVYGKYFNEKTAPARETVQVARLPKSVNVEISMIAVK, from the coding sequence ATGAAAAAGATAATCTTCACAGATAAAGCACCGGCGCCAATCGGTCCATACAGTCAGGCTGTTTTAGTTGGTAACACACTTTACACATCAGGGCAGATTGCACTGCATCCGGAAACAGGCGAACTGATAATGGATGATATTGAAACCGAAACAGAGCAGGTGATGCAGAACATGAAGGCTGTACTTGATGCTGGCGGAATGACTTTTGAAGATGTGGTGAAGGCCACTATCTTTATCAGCAATATGGATGATTTTGCCCGCATAAATTCAGTTTACGGGAAATACTTTAACGAAAAGACCGCTCCTGCAAGAGAAACGGTCCAGGTGGCAAGACTGCCTAAAAGCGTTAATGTTGAAATCTCTATGATTGCTGTGAAATAG